Genomic window (Rhizobium sp. NLR16a):
CCATAACGTGCGAAACGACGTTCCAGCCGCACCTGCAGCTGCGAGAGGACGGAGCTCAGGGCGAGATAGATCAGCGCCGCCTCGATATAGAGGATCAGCGGCTCGTAGGTGGTGGCGACGATGCGTTGTGCCGCCTGGAAGAGCTCCGGCACGGTGATGGCGGCCGCAAGCGAGGTATCCTTGACCAGCGAGATGAAGGTGTTCGACAGAGGCGGCACGGCGACGCGGCCGGCCTGTGGCAGGATCGTCCGGCTCATCGCCTGGCGCCAGCTCATACCGATCGAATAGGCCGCTTCCCACTGGCCCTTCGGCACGGAGGAGATGACCGCGCGGATGATCTCTGAGCTGTAGGCGCCGATATTCAGGGTGAAGCCGATCAGCGCGGCAGGAAAGGCGTCGAGCAGGATGCCGATGCTCGGCAGCCCATAAAAGATCACGAAGAGCTGGACGAGCAGCGGCGTGCCGCGAATGACCCAGACATAGAAACGGGCAATCGCCGCGACGGGCGTCGGGCCGAAAAGGCGGGCGATCGCCGTGATCAGGCCGAGGATCAGACCAAAGACGAAGGAGAGCAGCGTCAGCGGAATGGTGAAGATCAATCCCGCCCAGAGGAGCGAGGGAAGCGATTCCGCCATCAGTTCGAGCCAGTGCGGCAAGGGATATTCCCTCTCGTCGGTTGAGCAGTGATACTTCGAAATACCCCTCCCCAACCCCTTCCCACAAGGGGCAGGGACTTAATCTGCCTCCCGCGCTGCATGAAATGACCACCGTGCTGCAAGTCGGGACCTCTATTTTGAGGTGA
Coding sequences:
- a CDS encoding amino acid ABC transporter permease, which codes for MPHWLELMAESLPSLLWAGLIFTIPLTLLSFVFGLILGLITAIARLFGPTPVAAIARFYVWVIRGTPLLVQLFVIFYGLPSIGILLDAFPAALIGFTLNIGAYSSEIIRAVISSVPKGQWEAAYSIGMSWRQAMSRTILPQAGRVAVPPLSNTFISLVKDTSLAAAITVPELFQAAQRIVATTYEPLILYIEAALIYLALSSVLSQLQVRLERRFARYGGMLEANA